The segment ttatttgtagtCTCACGTGAAAAAATAGCACAATGCAtgtcttttttaaatttgtgaTCACATTCGAGACCATCTAGATTAGAGATGGATAGATTACGTAGATTACGTTGCGTATCACCGAAAAAAATAGATCATAGAGAAAATCAGATATCCCTTCTTTGGAATatggcttttttttaataatatactatttaattGGACAACGTATTTTATTCCcacatatattaattgtaattttgtattacGTCATCTTCCATCGTTTCCGATgagaaacaaaattaatttggattattttggTTGCGGCTAAAAACtctatttatgaaattattaatagtaaacCTAATCGGATAAGATCAATAAGATCACTAAATAtgaacatttaaatttaaattataactagttaaattataattataataattaatctgtcatctaaattatattttttttgccgCAGCTCTTATTATCCGTCTTGCACCCAAATCCAAGAATTTCCGCATCCTCCCCCAACCTTCTTAATATTCCCTGCTTTCCTTACTTTTACGGGTTGCCATCTGTTTTCGTTATCTCCAATTCCACAATTTCCATGTTCATTCCATCCCCAACTTAAACATTCCCCTTGTTTAGAAATGATTAAAGTGTGTTCTGATCCACATGCACATTCCTCAATTTCAAATCCTTCACTTAATATCAAATTCTGTggcaaataatataaaggaaCAGGCTTATCCATCCACCCATCCACATCATTCTCATTCTCAGGATTATTCTTTCCACACTGTCCATGATCATTTCTGCCccatattaataatttatcatcatcacatattattatagtattattcCATCCGCAATGTATACTCTTAACTTTTCCAATTGATtcatgatcaatttttttaggtatatctgaaaattttattttatttggaaaatCATATCCCAATTGCCCATATTTATTCAATCCAAATGTATAAAGTTCTCCATCACTTGTCAGTACCACGGTATGATTTTGTCCACAGGCCACATCTATCACTCTAAGATTCAAGTCATGAAATATTCTAACAGGttcaaaatataatgtttctttcttctttttatgcgatttttcattattgtctttatcaaattttgttaattgtcCATATTTGTTACTCCCCCAACCGAAACACTTCCCCTCCTTATTCAAGCATACAACATGCCTTAAACCACAGACAACTTTCTCCACTCCCTCAACACCTTTTATTCTCACTCCTCTCCCACCCGTCTTTTTCACATTCTCACCACATCCCAACTCTCCATAAACTCCTTTGCCGAATGAATAAATGTATCCATTTTCTTCTTCCACAGCTAAACTAAAATTCCAACCACAAGTTACATATTCCCATCGTCTTACCTCATGTTCATCAAGAATTTCTACTTTATTAAACTTGGACTCTTTTAGAGAATCAGATGCGATACCACTCTGTCCATCATCATTTAGTCCGCTCATCCATAATTCTCCAAATGATGTTATGATAGCAGAATGATTTCCTCCGCCAGATATAACTTTTGGTTTAGtatctaaattttctaaaacCGAGTTAAAAGTTTTTTGTGATAGCTGAAATTCTTGCGACTCAAGTTGCTGTTCTGTTTGTTTAgttataaagaatttacaaGCAGTGGGAATATTAGTATCTTCAAACGATCCTATTCCAAGTTGTCCATTGCCATTAGATCCACATGCAAACAATTTATTGGATTGAATAATTGGCATAATATATGTACGAAGCAAAAAGTACAGaaggataaaataaaaaatgcgtCAAATCTAGcgtaaaattacattaatgattattaagcatagattttttttttttaaaaaaaaaatgatgtttaAAATCTAAATCCGATAGgtaaatttaagattttcatttattatttacatatctGATTGTAAAACGTTactatttacataataaaacaTCAATTTTGCAATTAAgctaattttgataaatatagaATTTCAATTCTCCGAacctattattataaaatataaaaactatttataaaattttatcttattgattttattgattgtaattaaaaatggttTACATTGAACCAATTATATCATGACAAAGAATAcatattataacaatttaatatttagtaaaagTATAATATTGTCCATCAAAGTAACTGGTTTGGGTTTTAAAGTaagatattaaaagaatatctaTTTTGACTTCCACGAATAATTTTCtccgttatttttttttgttattttacgTTTATTagtcagaaaaaaaaaacttcatttttaaaaaatcatttctacttttatcacaaaaataaaaaaaaaatttctctctTTCTTTATACGGTTTCTTAAAActaaattaaactaaataaaaacgATATTTGTCCATAATGCGTCTTTGGAATCAAAGACCTCAAAATCCTTCTGTGGTAACTGATGGTGTTCCTTCAACGCCTACTTCCCCTACACCTATACCAGCTTCTGGACTTTTGCTCATCCGTGTAGTTGAAGCTCGTGGAATCACTTTACCTCCTGGCATAAGACCTCCACAAATTCCACCGCATTTTTCATCAGTCCCAACGAATACAAGGGGTAATAGAGACAGCATGCAAAGGAAACAATGTTGGTGGCTTCCTTATGTGGTTTTAGAGTTTGACAAAAACGAAGTTTTGATCGATGCTTTGGGCGGTGAAGTTCAAAACCCCACTTGGCAGTATCGAGCGCATTTGTGAGTATGGAAAGTTAGTTATATTATcatcaataattttgattttgatctAGTTTCTAGTTTTAATTCTTtgatctgattttttttgttgtatatTTTATAGCGATGTCTCAAGAGAGTCTGATGTATcgatacaaatttatttacgtAAATCTACTCAAACTGGCCAACATACTAATGATATGGGAAATGACGTTTTCCTTGGTGGCGTAAAAATTGCACCTAGTTTTAATGATCCAAACGTAagtagaattaaaatttaatagtgACTTAATgccaattttattatagtctCTGATTTTCTcgttgtttctttttttatatttagaaattgCATGAAAATTGGTTCAATCTAGCAGGTGGAACGGGTAGTGTACATGTTCACATTTGTTACAAGAAGGATCATGTATAtaagcattttttattttcatttggtagttcatttcattttttttcaaattttgacATTTCGAAACCATCAATGCTATTTATTAGGCAAATATCCCCTTAACAATCGAtgcatttgatttattaaaagtcaTTGGCAAGGGCAGTTTTGGCAAGGTACCTATCACATTTTGATAATAGAAAGTGATATTGAAATCCGCAGTTATTTTTACGTTTTCagttatttaaagaaaaaggatttatttaatgtattaatatGTGTATATCGATATATTAGGTCATGCAAGTACGAAAAAAGGATACTTCTCGAATTTATGCGCTAAAAACCATTCGTAAAGCTCATATCGTTTCCCGATCAGAGGTTAATCATACATTAGCGGAGCGTACAGTTTTAGCACAAATCAATAATCCTTTCATTGTACCGCTAAAATTCTCTTTCCAAAGTCCAGAGAAATTGTATTTGGTGCTTGCTTTTGTTAATGGTGGTGAATTGTTTCACCATTTGCAAAGGGAAGGACGATTTGATGAAGAGAGATCAAGGTTTTATGCCGCTGAATTACTTTGCGCATTGGAATGTTTACATGATTTCAACGTGGTTTACcggttagtaaaaaaataatgaaaattctttgAAAATGAGTTTACCTGAACTTTAAATCAAAATCGTAttgataatttctttttacactttttttttcgcatttaatatatttcaatattcAAAGGGATTTAAAACCCGAAAATATTCTGCTAGACTATTCAGGACATATCGCTTTATGCGATTTCGGTCtctgtaaattaaatatgactGAATCAGAAACAACCCATACTTTTTGCGGGACGCCGGAATATCTTGCTCCCGAATTATTGTTAGGTCATGGTTATACAAAAACAGTAGATTGGTGGACTCTAGGAGTTTTATTGTTCGAAATGTTGACGGGTTTGCCACCGTTTTACGATGAAAATACAAATGAAAtgtatagaaaaattttacagGACGAGTTGAGATTTCCAGAAGAAGTTGGGAACGATGCAAGAAGTTTATTATCGGGGGTTTGTGTTCTTTTAATTGATCAATTAttgatataatgataattttcattaaaatcataatattttaatataaatagttaTTAACTCGGGAACCCACTCAACGCCTTGGAAATAATGGTGCACAAGAAATAAAAGATCATCCTTTCTTTGCTTCAATTGATTGGAGAAGATTGATGCAAAAGAAAGTACAGCCACCATTTAAACCTAGTGTGGTATGTAATTAACGAAATTCTCATTTTGGAGTCTTATGAATTCagattaatattaacttttttaaaaaaaattaaggaatCTGCTATTGATACTTCAAATTTTGATGAGGAATTTACCTCAGAAACTCCTCAAGATTCTTATGTAAATGAACCACATCTATCAGAAACTGTACAACGACAATTTGCCGGCTTCACGTATAATGAAGACCGGGTAATGAGCGGAAGCATATCAAGCTCGGTGCAAGATATGTAAATCTTCACAAAAGTCAGCAGGACATTCTGCGGCTTGTTTGATTTCTATTTAAGGTCAAACACAAAAAAGGTTGTGATTccaattaagtaaaatatcagAAGGGATCAATGTGTTACGTTCTTACGTATATGTATATGTactatgtatatatatactttttctctttttatatatgatagcccatttctttcaatttgtgtttatatatatatatatatattactcaTTCTTCATGATACGTGGATTTGGTGATTTcaacattttatatattttgaaaattttctttattagatGAGCATCGTTcctttttaacattttttcataacaCATCTATATCACAaccaaacttttttatatattttttagctTGTATTTTATTGCAGTCCGACTTCCTTCCTCATAACCATCATTTTTGTTCGTACATCAATcatatattgtttatttttaaatatttttttttgttttttttttttgttttaagatctttaaaaaaagagagaaaaaaaatctaagaaaTATCacatcgaaaaaaaaaaaaaataattttttaaacatgcAAATATAGAGtttttcgatttttattcATGTGATTATTCACATGAATCGTTCTTTAAATTGAGTTGCAATATCACGATTTATGCTTTTACCGGGATTGAAATAAACTAATCTTTGACATTTTATCATCTTGCATAATCGAAAAAGGTGGATTAAGCGGTGCAAAAGTGCGTCGTAACACCGCAGTAAATAACAGTAAATTGCAGTAAATAAATAACGGATCGACCAATTTTAGATTGATCCGATCCAACTTAATCATAAattagtttcaaaaaaaaaaagattattcgAATCTCTTATAAAAAGGTATtttattcgtaaaaaaaaaataggaaaagaaaaaaaaatggcacaATTCATTCTATCATCTTTTCGTGgtcatttaacaaataatgcaacgaaaatttcatttaaaacatCTTTATTACgtccattattattaaataataatttttcaacaaCCACaccaaataataattctatacaaaatattacagtTTATGGTTCAGGACTTATGGGAGCTGGGATAGTTCAAGTAGCAGCACAAAATGGGTTTAAAGTAACTATGGTAGATATAGAACAAGCATTtattgaaaaaggaaaaaagataATTGATGCATCATTATCTAGAATAGCAAAAAAACAGTttaaagatgatgaaaattcacaaaaatcttttatagaaACTACTTGGTCAAATATTAAAACTGAAACTAATAGTGAAAAAGGTGCAGAAAATACTGATTTAATTATTGAAGCTATAGTAGAAAATTTAgaaacaaaacaaaatttatttaaaaaattagataaaatatcTAAACCTAATACAATTTTTGCTTCAAATACAAGTAGTTTACCTATATcagaaatttctaaaataactGAAAGGCAAGATAAATTTGCTggtttacatttttttaatcctGTACCTCAAATGAAATTggttgaaattattaaaaatgatcaaaCTAGTGAAGATACTTATCAAAAATTAGTTGATGTTACAAAGAGAATGAAAAAAACTCCAGTAACTTGTAAAGATACTCCTGGGTATGTAtgttaataacaaaaaaaaagattttataaaaataaattaaattatcacttttttttttttttagatttattgtAAATCGATTGCTTGTACCCTATTTAATGGAAGCTGTCCGTCTTGCTGAACGTGGTGAGGCTACTACTGAAGATATTGATACTGCCATGAAATTAGGTGCTGGAATGCCAATGGGTCCTTTTGAATTATCTGAtgtaagtttaatattattaagctTTTAAGAAAACTTTGTtcgaattaataattaaaacaaattatttatttctttttttttgtcttacTTTAAATATCTTAGTTTGTAGGATTAGATACTCTTAAATCTATTGTGGATGGATGGCGTAAAGATGGAAAAATTGATGCTGGCCTTGTCGCTCCCATTAAAAAGTTGGATGATTTAGTCAAAGAAGGCAAACTTGGTAGAAAAAGTGGTGCAGGATTTTACACATATTAGatcaatatgaaaaaatatacactattattaatattataaatattattgctaaaaaaaaaaaaaattttttttggataaaattatGACAATAAAACTCTTATTATTAACacaattttattactatatgtACATTTTAAAGTGttcttaattaaatatttagtttgtttattgaaaatttttacacacaaatttaatataaaaaagtacaaagctttttattatataaataaatttttttttgtatgtttaataatatacactaataaaatttaactcaaaaaaaaaatttgaaaaaaaaagttctaaggttaataataaaaaatgaatgtaaattcTTAAGTTTTTTGTCCAAAagtatacaaatataattttgataatgcTAATTAAGTGATCTTTTTTGTGTATATATAGAAGTATAATGTGTACACAGTTAAAACTCACTTTTATAATGTCcgaaaagtatttaaatgaaaaatgttctatatgaataaataaataaataaacaaaacttACAAACATATTATCAATTACCACTCTCAATAACACAATTATAGGTAAGTTTTACcttaagaattattattaaaattttttttttaatcgttaatcatcttttttaacTAAACCAACAAGTTCCTTTGTAAATTTAGCTATTTCAAATGAAGCACCTGCCAATCGCTGTTTTGAAGTCTTATTTGACATAAAGTCCGTACTATCTTTGGCTATTAAATCATTCATTTCTTCTAATTTATCAACATTATTTTCCAATTCTTTCAGTATAATATCACCCCTTGTTCGATATATTGCTCCAGCTGACGATTTAAATGAATCTTGACAAACTTTAATAACCGTCAGCACTATTGATGTAATTGTGTTGATATTGTCAGTTAAATCGTTACTTGTACTATATGTTGCACCACCGCGGATAGCCTGTAAGAGAGTATGAATTGCATGTACGATGGCTTCTGTTTGACGTTCCAAGAAATCCTTTAAATAACGACATAAAAATTAGAAacgaatatttgataaatttaaaatataatactccattgtaattaataaatttacctttaaCTCGTCAATATCTACTGCTTTAACTCCATTCACTTGATTATCTGAGCCAGAATTCATTTCATTCTGACTATTTTTGGTTCTAAGAGGTGCTATTTCGgaactaaaattatttgtaggCAAAGGTTCTGACGGAATTTTAAAAGGATAAGAATCTGGGTTAAGATTATTGTTCTGACCACGCTCACGTCTAAGTTTAACCGCTTTCACCAAATCGACAATAGTTGCAGTCAGATGACCCGCTGAGGCATCCAATAAACTAACTGGTGATATACCATATCCAGTTGCATGATTTTTGGCGGATGTCATAAGATTCTTAAGTGTCACCGAAAGCCTCGCTTTACAAGCATCAAGATTAGATTTATCTTCTGCATTCATGTATGCACTTTTGCGTTGCTCGTAATTATCAACCTCTTCAGTTATACTCTTACAAGCAATAACAATTGACTTCATAGCCATAAGAACATTTGTTGGATCATCggatctaaaaagaaaaattacttaagtgatataataattgaaatcaaCAGTAAGAATGTGTGTCACACCTTCCAGATCTTAACAAGTCATCTATTGCAACTTGATAAGAAACAATTCTAGATTCCTCGATCCCACCATCAGGTGTTGGGGCTAATGAATTATCCTTCACAATATCAACTTTAGGCGCTTCTTTGTAGAAAGATGAAGTTGctacaatataataaacatatatatttagtgttggataaaaaaatatcttaaaattaatttatcaaaaaaaatttttattataccttTCAAATTCCTTAATTCAGTCCTtatcttttcatatttatttttccaatCATTTATTTCTCCCGTCAAAGACTTGATTTTTGCAGCATCTTCTTCCTTTTCAGCACACAATTCTTCATTTCGCTtcgaaatttctttaatttcttctaaTAAACCAGTTGCCTCCTTTTGAACGTCATTAGCGACCTAAAAGTGGAcgatatagaattaataaaattaaccatATCGAACTAAAAGAAAGTTCTTAATTCAAACCTCTTGCTGTTGATGATGGTCTTCggttaatttatcaaattcacGTTCTAATTCAGTCATCTTTGTTGTTTGCTTCTTGTTAATTTGCTTTTGTTCTTCAAGTTGCTTTTCAAGTTCTTTTACTCTAGCACTATCATCATCAGTGCCAGCTTCTTTtgtctttgaaaaaaaaaatcatatttatttatttacttttttttaaaaaaaaggaaagtttaaactgaaattataaatttatatctaCCGAAAGTTCATTTTCCAATTCTTTTATTCGTTTTTGAAGATTAGCCACACGTAACTCGTAATCTGATTTAACTTTTTCAACTTCAGCATAAGGCTATTTccaaaacaataaaaaatttttcatataagatttagcaaaattcaaaaatcccaaaatcagcaaaaaaaaaaaataataattaaacttacAAAAGTCTGTACTTGAGTTTGTTTTGGAGAGGAGCTTGCACTTCCGCTTGCCTTTTTATCAATCATATCACCCAAATCAGCCATCAAACTGTCAAGAGAAGCAAAATTGACAGCAGCATCAGGGGgtttattacttttttgaCTGTTGACAGTATCTCTATTTTGTGTATTTTTACTTGACATGCTGCTCATACTACTAACGCTCATTCCATTTGCATAGCGGCGTCCAAAATCAGACACGGATGAAGCAGAAGATTGGGTACGACTACGCGGAGATCGTGGAGAACCATACTCTGGTGGCATACCCTCAGGTACGGGAggataattattagtattgttattatttgttgGAGATGAAGAAGTATAAGATTGTGGGCTTGTGACTTCGGaatcattattattgattttttgcATTTCCGGTTGTTTTTGAACATGATAATCTACAGAAATAGTTTCTTGTACTAAAGTACTAATTTCTGGTACGATGTTATTAGCTCTTGACGTTTGAGATTTGACTCCGTCAGATGGTATTTTGTTTTGTTGAGGATTTTGTTGAGGATTTTGTGGTTGAGGCGATGAATTATTCGATCTTGATGATGCTGGTGTTGATGAGAACTAGCATATAATTGcgttaaaatacaaataaatacataggtaaaaaaaaaaattttgctaagaataaaaatgaaaacatCAATTTACCTCCATATCTTTGAGTTCAGGATATCTACGTTCTAATTCATAATAAACATCACTTGCTAAATCTTTAAATCGATTCTGAGGTAATGTAGCTAATTTTTGTCGTGCTTGATTTCTCTTTGGATGGAATTCATCACGTACGGGAAGAAATGGAACTATAAAATTGGATTTCAAAATATGAAAGatcaaagaatttaattaattaatttttaaataaaatattaaaaattaaatattttttagtaccTTCATTCGTATCCATTAATCTTCTAGTTAATTCGTCATAGACATCTGTGGAAAGTTCTTGAAATTGTACTTTCGTAAGTCTTGTTAACTTTTCTCTGGCATTCGTTCTTGAGCCATTTGCTTgctctatataataaattataaaaagtataaatgatTTCAATTAGAAGTCACAAGTGAAAAAAGTAAATCTAACGTTAGACTAAGGTAAAAACATTTTGTATTTAAAGATCGCGAAGTATGGTTGCAATCTAAGTgttacaaaaaattcaaatcaaagAAATTCAGTAAATCTATATTTCAAGGGATAACATACCCCGGGCAAGATGtctaaaaagatatttttttaaagcctCGTAGTGAGTGATGGCAATTTCCATGGGGCTTGCcatagtattaaaaattttatctttgaaTATGAAAAATCTATATAAGATATAGGAATAAACAACCCGTCAACGGGTAAAGAATgcaactattttttttttttatcaaaaggAGTGAGTGTAATAGAGTAGGGTTTGTATGTTGTGTTAGTTGCAAAATGAATGAAGGTAATTTTTTGTTCGGGTAAAAACCTGATAGTTATATCATTAAGATTATGTAACCTCATTTATTTCCAAACaaagtaaattacaaactaaacAAGGAAAGGGAAagtatttacaatatttgtaTTACTAACAGTTTGAACGTTAatcaagaatttatttattggtacggaatttttacaaattaca is part of the Rhizophagus irregularis chromosome 2, complete sequence genome and harbors:
- a CDS encoding AGC protein kinase Gad8, which translates into the protein MRLWNQRPQNPSVVTDGVPSTPTSPTPIPASGLLLIRVVEARGITLPPGIRPPQIPPHFSSVPTNTRGNRDSMQRKQCWWLPYVVLEFDKNEVLIDALGGEVQNPTWQYRAHFDVSRESDVSIQIYLRKSTQTGQHTNDMGNDVFLGGVKIAPSFNDPNKLHENWFNLAGGTGSVHVHICYKKDHANIPLTIDAFDLLKVIGKGSFGKVMQVRKKDTSRIYALKTIRKAHIVSRSEVNHTLAERTVLAQINNPFIVPLKFSFQSPEKLYLVLAFVNGGELFHHLQREGRFDEERSRFYAAELLCALECLHDFNVVYRDLKPENILLDYSGHIALCDFGLCKLNMTESETTHTFCGTPEYLAPELLLGHGYTKTVDWWTLGVLLFEMLTGLPPFYDENTNEMYRKILQDELRFPEEVGNDARSLLSGLLTREPTQRLGNNGAQEIKDHPFFASIDWRRLMQKKVQPPFKPSVESAIDTSNFDEEFTSETPQDSYVNEPHLSETVQRQFAGFTYNEDRVMSGSISSSVQDM